The Candidatus Tumulicola sp. region CATTTCCATCATCGAGCGAATCTCGCGGCGCAATTGATTCGCCATTGGATGATCGGCTTTGTTTATTACAAAGACGTCGGCAATCTCCATGATGCCGGCTTTAAGCACTTGTATCGAATCGCCGCTGCCCGGTTGCAAGGCGACCAGCACCGTCTGCGCCAATTCGGCGACTTCTATTTCGCTTTGCCCTACGCCGACGGTTTCGATCAGCACGACGTCCATGCCGAACGCGTCCATTAGCAGCACTGCGTCGATTGTCGCACCCGCGACGCCGCCCAAATGGCCGCGACTGGCCATCGAGCGGATGAAAACGTTGCGATCCGTAAAGTGTTCGGTCAGCCGAATGCGATCGCCAAGTAATGCGCCGTGCGAAAACGGTGACGTCGGGTCGACAGATACGACGCCGACGCTTTTTCCCAGCGACCGCGCTTTGCGCACCAGCGCCGACGAGAGCGTCGACTTTCCGACGCCGGGCGGACCGGTCAACCCGATCGTCTGGGCGCGGCCCGTGCTCGCGTACAAGCGATGGAATAGCTCCGCACCGCGCCCCGATTCGGCCCACGAAATCGCTCGCGCCAACGCCCGCGGTTTGCCCGCAAAGAACTCGCTCACGAGTGTGTCGGGTGTGTAGGATTTTACCAAAGCGTAGCTTGATTGCGAGCCGCCTGCCGCCCGGCCCTGCCCGGCGCTTTATCGCAGCGCTGGTCGTGGTGCTCTTTGCAATCGCACCGCTGAACGCCGCCGCACAGGCTCTGATCGTTCCGTTAACCGGTCGCAGAATTCACGATCTGCAAGCCGCTCAGCTGTTTCACACCCTTTTCAGCGATTTTTTCTACGAACGAGACGGAACCACGTACGTGCAGACCGGCGACATTCCGGCGATGTGGCTGCGCGATTCGTCGGCGCAGACCATCCCCTACATCCGATTCTACCGCGAGTTTCCGCAACTCCGCTCGCAGTTCGACGGCGTAATTCAGCGCAACGCGCGAAACGTTATCAAAGATCCGTATGCCAACGCGTTTCAGGCCAGCTATCACGTGTGGGAGCGCAAATGGGAAATCGACTCGCTGGCTTGGCCGGTCGTTCTTGCGTGGGTATACTGGCGGCAAACCGGCGACCGGCGCGTCTTTACGCCGCAGTTTCACGTCGCGTTGCGCAAGATCGTCGACACCTATGCCTGCGAACGCAATCATCCGCGATGCGGGCGATACAACTATCCGTATCACGTTTCGAGCAGCGACCGATATGCCGCTACGGGCATGATTTGGGGCGCGTTCCGGCCGTCCGACGACGCGGTACGATATCGCTTCAATATTCCGCAAAACGCATTGGCCGTTGTGGCGTTACGCGAAATCGACGTTCTCGCGCGCGTCGGGTATCGCGACGCCCGCTTGTCCGACGATGCGCGGTCCATGGCGGCCGGTGTCATGCGAGCGATCGAATTTTACGGCCGCTACTACGACTCGTCGCAGCACCAATGGACGTACGCATACGAAACTGACGGGTTCGGCCGGTATGCGGTATTGGACGATGCGAACATTCCCAACCTCATCACCCTGCCGTACATCGACTGGTGTTCCGCGCACGACCCGACATATCTAGCAGCGCGCGCCATGTCGCTCAGCCGGCGCGATCCGGATTATTACGAGGGGCGGTATGCCGCCGGCCTCGGGAGCGCGCATACGCCACCCAACTACGTGTGGCCGCTGGGCATCATCGGCCGCGCCCTTACCGCCACGAGCTCGGGCGAAGTCGCTGAAGCCGTCACGACCTTGGCCGAAACGGACGGCGAACTCGGAACGATTCACGAGAGTTTTTACGACGACGGATACTGGCGCTACACCCGCGACGAATTCGGATGGGCCAACGCCTTGGGCGCGGAGTTAACGTTTCGAACCCTCGCCGGTTACGGCTCGACGCAGTTCGATCCGGGCGGTCCGGTCTTGCCGCTCCAAACGCGCAGCGTTACTCCCGCACTCGTAACTCGACCCTACGAACAACTGCGGAATGCTGCAAAAATCGTAACGGCCCTCGGTCAACTGCTGCACCACCGCTAACGGCCAGAATGAGGCGGCCGACCCCATCGCCAAGTGCCGTAGCGACATGGATCAAGGATATTATCGCTATCCGACTATTGCCGGAGGCCGGATCGTCTTCGTGTGTGAGGACGACATATGGAGCGTTCCCGCCGGCGGGGGAACGGCCGCCCGCCTAACCGCCAGCTTTGGAAGTTGTTCGTTCCCTAGGCTGTCACCCGACGGCAGTACGATCGCGTTCGTTTCGACCGATGACGGTACGCCCGAAGTGTATTCGATGTCCGCGGACGGCGGCCAAGCGCGCCGTTTAACCTTTCTTGGATCCTCCTACGCCTCCGTATGCGGATGGAGCGTCGACGGACGCGAGATCTACTTCCTGGCTAACCCGACGACGTGGGACGAACAGCCGCGCGCGTTCGCAGTCGTTGCGGGCGAGTTACCGCGCGAACTGAATCTCGGACACGTGCGATCGATTTTACCGATCGGCGAAAAAGGCTTCGCGATCGGGCGCAACGCGACCGACCCGGCGCGTTGGAAGCGCTATCGCGGTGGAACGGCCGGCGAAATTTGGGTCGACGCCGAGGGAAGCGGAACGTTCTCGAAACTTCCCTTGCCGAACGGGAACCCGACCTGGCCGATGCCGGTCGCCGATCGCATTTACTTCTTAGCCGATCACGAAGGCATCGGCAACATTTATTCGTGCGCGTTCGACTGTGCCGACGTTCGCCGGCACACGCACGAGCCCGAATATTACGCTCGATTCCCCTCTACCGACGGCGAGCGCATCGTGTATTCGGCCGGCGGTGAGATCGCGTGTTTGGACGCCGCGACCAACGAAGTGCGCCGCATTTCGATCTCGACGCCCTCGACGGCGCCTCAAACGATTCGCCGCTTCGAAGAGGCCTCCGAATCGCTCGAGCATTTCGCACCGCATCCCGACGGAACGCGCTTGGCCTTCGTGTCGCGTGGCCAAGCGTTTGCGATGCCACTGTTCGACGGCGCGGTAACGCATCACGGGCCGGGAAGCAAAGCGCGGACGCGTCTGACCGAGTGGCTACACGACGGAAAGCGTTTCGCCACCGTGACGGATATTAACGGATACGAACAGATCGCCATTTACAATACCGGCTCGACCGGCGCACCGAAATTGGTCACGACCGGGGACATCGGTCGCGTTACCGATCTCAAGTGCTCGCCGACATCCGACGTGATCGCCTTCGCAAATCACCGGCACGAGCTGTGCTTCGTGGATGCCGACGACGGTAAGGTGCGCGTGGTCGATACGTCCCCGTCGCGTCGTATCCTAGACTTGGCGTTTTCGCCCGACGGCCGCTACCTAGCGTACGTATGGTGGCCGGCGCCCGAAACCTCGATCCTCCGCGTCGTGAAGGTGCGTTCGGGCAAAGTTCGCGACGTGACGACGGCGTTGCGAACGGACAAGTCTCCCTCGTGGGATCCCGAGGGCAAGTATCTGTATTTCATCTCGACGCGCGATTTCAATCCGGTGTACGACGCGCTGCAATTCGAGTTGAGCTTCCCGCAGGCGGGCCGCCCGTTCGCGGTGACCTTGCGCGAAGAAGTGCCGTCGCCGTTCGTGCCGGCGGCCAAACCGATCCATCGCGACCACGAGCACGATCGCGACGACAAAAAAGTAGATAAGCCGGCCGATATCGACATCGATTTCGACGGCATCACCGGACGCGTGTTAGGCTTTCCGGTCGACGAAGCCGATTACGGGCAGATCGTTGCGGTGCGCGGACGCGTGTTATTCACGCGCTTCGACATCAACGCGATCAAGCCGGTGCGACGCGAGGACCTCGATGACGATTCGAGCGGAACGTTACTGGCATACGACTTCGAGCAACAGCGTTCGGCGACGATCGCGACGCAATGCGACGAGATCCGGTTGGGAGCCGATGGGCGTACGTTGATGTATCGCGGCGACGATAAGCTGCGCGCGATCGACGCGCTCGGGGACTTACCTGAAGAAGGCGACGAGCCGAAGCCACCGTCGGAGCCTGGTCGCAAGAGCGGATGGATCGACTTAGAGCGCGCGCACGTCGAAATCGAGCCGCGCGACGAGTGGGCGCAAATGTACCGCGAAGCGTGGCGGCTGCAGACCGAACAGTTCTGGGTCGAAGACATGAGCGACATCGATTGGGACCGCGTGTTCGACCGCTACAATGCGGTGCTGCCGCGCGCTCGTACCCGTGGCGATCTGTCGGATCTCATCTGGGAAATGCAAGGCGAGCTCGGCACGTCGCACGCATACGAGTACGGTGGCGACTATCGCGTACCGCCGCAGTATCAGCGCGGCTTCTTGGGCGCGGATCTAACGTGGGACGACGATCGCGACGGATACCGGATCGACCGGATCTATCGCGGCGACTCGTGGAATCGCGAAGTCGATTCGCCGCTGGCCGAACCGGGCTTAGCGATTCACGAAGGCGACACCGTCGTCGCAATCGGCGGCAAACGATTGTCGCGCGATGTTCCCCCCGGGCGGTTACTCGTGAACGCGGCCGGCAAGCACGTGTCGCTGAGCATCGCGCCGCGCAAGGGCGACGAGCGCACCGTGCTGGTCAAGGCGCTCGAACGCGAAAATGCGTTGCGCTATCGCGCCTGGGTCGAAACGAATCGTGCGTTCGTACACGAGCGCACCAACGGTCGCGTCGGGTACCTCCACATTCCGGATATGGGTCCGTGGGGGTTCTCCGAGTTTCATCGCGGATATCTCGGCGAGTTCAACCGCGATGGTTTGCTCGTGGACGTGCGCTTCAACCGCGGCGGGCACATCTCGCCGCTGTTGCTCGAAAAACTCGCGCGCAAGCGCGTGGGATACGATCTGCCGCGCTACGGCGCCCCGGTTCCGTATCCGCCCGAATCGGTTGCCGGCCCGATCGTTGCGATGACCAATCAATACGCGGGTTCCGATGGGGACATCTTCAGCCACTGCTTCAAGCTGTACAAGCTGGGGCCGCTCGTCGGCAAACGCACCTGGGGTGGCGTTATCGGCATCGATCCGTACCATCACTTGGTCGACGGTACGTTGACCACGCAACCCGAATACTCGTTCTGGTTCGTCGACGCCGGATGGGGGGTCGAGAACTACGGAACCGATCCGGATTACGACGTCGACATCGCACCCCACGACTATCGCGACGGCAACGACCCGCAAATGGAGCTAGCGCTGCAACTGATGGAGAAGGCGCTCGGAGAACGGCGTGAAGTGAAGCCCGACCTCTCGACGCGTCCGTCGCTGCCGTTGCCGACTCTGACGTGATCCCGGCCCGGCCCACAGGCGATGCGACGCGTTTGCGTCGCCTGTGCGGCTTGGCGGCGTTCCTGCTACCGGCGATCGCCTATATCGCCGGCGCTTCGCACGAGCCCGCCGCGTGGGACACAGCCGAATTACAAGGCGTGCCCTATATCATGGGCATCGCGCATCCGACCGGCTTCCCATTCTACGTTTTACTCGGGTATGTATGGTCGCACGTGCTCGCGTTCGACTCGATCGCGTTCCGTCTCAACGCTTTGTGTGGAGTCGCCGGTGCGATTACCGCGTTAGCGGGCTATCTGGTCGCGCTCGAATTCGATGCGTGGCCACCGGTTGCGATGGTCGCTGCGTGGTGGTTTGCATTCGTCGAAGTCGTTTGGTCGCATTCGGTGCGTGCCGAAGCGCAGGTCGTTGCGGTAACGTGCGCCGCGCTCGCAATGCTGTCGTTCTTGCGATGGATGCGCAGCGGATCGGCAGCCGCGTTCGTGATGGCGTGGCTGCTATTCGGACTTGGCGTCGCATCCCATCCGAACGCGATATGGATCGCACCGGCGATGGTCGTGGGATGTTGTATCGCAGCGCAAAGGCCGTCGGGGCGACTCGCTTTGCTCGGTGGCGCAGTGGCGATCGCCGCCATCGGGCTATATCTGTATCTACCGTTACGCTCGGCGTATGTCGTGGCGCACGGACTCGATCCGACGCACGTCTTACGCGGTGCTGCCGGCGGTATTTTTTGGAATTACAACGATCCCAGCACCGCGACCGGCCTGTTCGCCGAGTTGAGCGGAAGCCAGTCCGGTGCGCCGGGGTATGCGTTGGCGTCGCTCAATCCACTGCGTCTGCAAGACGCGCTCTTGGCGTTTTTTGAAGCGATCGGCACAGGCTTCGGAGCGTTCGCGCTGATCGCGGTCGCTGTGGGCGCGGTCGCGATGTGGAAGCGCGATTGGAAAAGAACTGCCGTCCTCGTCTTCGCATGTTTGGCGGCGCTCGTTTTCTCCGTGACGTATGCGAACGAAGCCGATGTGTTCCGTTACCGGTTGTTGGGTACTTGGCTCGCCGTACCGTTGCTCGCGGCCGCATTGCCGAACCCGGTCGCGGCCGGCCGGCGATACGCGCTGCTGGGCGTTGCATATCTCGTTTTTCTATCGATCGGCGCCGGCAACGCGCTGTACGCGCGACGAAGTTATTTTCAGCACCGTAGTGGCGAGGGCGGCCGGTGGATCATCAACGCAGTGCGTCGGTACGTTCCACCCGGAGGTGTGGTGATCGTCGACGGCTGGTTGGACGCGACATCGTTAGGATACGGCGCCTACGCCGACCGTTCGCTGCCCGGACGCATCGTCGTTTCGGGTTATAACGCAGGGGACACGGGCCTCTATACCGTGTGGGCGAGCCAACGACCGGTGTTCGTTCTGACGAATCCGCAGAATATACCGCTCGTTCCGGGCGCGATCGGCGTCGCCCGGCTCGACGCGTATCACGAGCTGTTCCGCATCCGGCACTTACCATGAGGCCACGAACGGACCGCATTGCATGGATCGCGGCCGCAATCGTGTTCGTCGTGCACGCGGCCGGCAATCCGCACTACGGCTTCTTCCGCGACGAACTCTATTTCATTATTTGCGGGTTCCATCCAGCCTGGGGCTATGTGGATCAACCGCCGCTAACGCCGTTGCTAGCCGCCGGCTCGCAGTCGTTCGGGCACTCGCTGTTTCTCTTGCGTTTGATTCCAGCGGCGTTCGC contains the following coding sequences:
- a CDS encoding DUF2723 domain-containing protein, with the translated sequence MRRLCGLAAFLLPAIAYIAGASHEPAAWDTAELQGVPYIMGIAHPTGFPFYVLLGYVWSHVLAFDSIAFRLNALCGVAGAITALAGYLVALEFDAWPPVAMVAAWWFAFVEVVWSHSVRAEAQVVAVTCAALAMLSFLRWMRSGSAAAFVMAWLLFGLGVASHPNAIWIAPAMVVGCCIAAQRPSGRLALLGGAVAIAAIGLYLYLPLRSAYVVAHGLDPTHVLRGAAGGIFWNYNDPSTATGLFAELSGSQSGAPGYALASLNPLRLQDALLAFFEAIGTGFGAFALIAVAVGAVAMWKRDWKRTAVLVFACLAALVFSVTYANEADVFRYRLLGTWLAVPLLAAALPNPVAAGRRYALLGVAYLVFLSIGAGNALYARRSYFQHRSGEGGRWIINAVRRYVPPGGVVIVDGWLDATSLGYGAYADRSLPGRIVVSGYNAGDTGLYTVWASQRPVFVLTNPQNIPLVPGAIGVARLDAYHELFRIRHLP
- the meaB gene encoding methylmalonyl Co-A mutase-associated GTPase MeaB, producing MVKSYTPDTLVSEFFAGKPRALARAISWAESGRGAELFHRLYASTGRAQTIGLTGPPGVGKSTLSSALVRKARSLGKSVGVVSVDPTSPFSHGALLGDRIRLTEHFTDRNVFIRSMASRGHLGGVAGATIDAVLLMDAFGMDVVLIETVGVGQSEIEVAELAQTVLVALQPGSGDSIQVLKAGIMEIADVFVINKADHPMANQLRREIRSMMEMLSFPGWVPELAMTQALTGQGIDDLWTAIESHAAYLHASGKYGDKLRQTFVHQVRQLALGGLERRLDQRLRETSDGGTDPYAAADRLLETFGVGKE
- a CDS encoding PDZ domain-containing protein: MDQGYYRYPTIAGGRIVFVCEDDIWSVPAGGGTAARLTASFGSCSFPRLSPDGSTIAFVSTDDGTPEVYSMSADGGQARRLTFLGSSYASVCGWSVDGREIYFLANPTTWDEQPRAFAVVAGELPRELNLGHVRSILPIGEKGFAIGRNATDPARWKRYRGGTAGEIWVDAEGSGTFSKLPLPNGNPTWPMPVADRIYFLADHEGIGNIYSCAFDCADVRRHTHEPEYYARFPSTDGERIVYSAGGEIACLDAATNEVRRISISTPSTAPQTIRRFEEASESLEHFAPHPDGTRLAFVSRGQAFAMPLFDGAVTHHGPGSKARTRLTEWLHDGKRFATVTDINGYEQIAIYNTGSTGAPKLVTTGDIGRVTDLKCSPTSDVIAFANHRHELCFVDADDGKVRVVDTSPSRRILDLAFSPDGRYLAYVWWPAPETSILRVVKVRSGKVRDVTTALRTDKSPSWDPEGKYLYFISTRDFNPVYDALQFELSFPQAGRPFAVTLREEVPSPFVPAAKPIHRDHEHDRDDKKVDKPADIDIDFDGITGRVLGFPVDEADYGQIVAVRGRVLFTRFDINAIKPVRREDLDDDSSGTLLAYDFEQQRSATIATQCDEIRLGADGRTLMYRGDDKLRAIDALGDLPEEGDEPKPPSEPGRKSGWIDLERAHVEIEPRDEWAQMYREAWRLQTEQFWVEDMSDIDWDRVFDRYNAVLPRARTRGDLSDLIWEMQGELGTSHAYEYGGDYRVPPQYQRGFLGADLTWDDDRDGYRIDRIYRGDSWNREVDSPLAEPGLAIHEGDTVVAIGGKRLSRDVPPGRLLVNAAGKHVSLSIAPRKGDERTVLVKALERENALRYRAWVETNRAFVHERTNGRVGYLHIPDMGPWGFSEFHRGYLGEFNRDGLLVDVRFNRGGHISPLLLEKLARKRVGYDLPRYGAPVPYPPESVAGPIVAMTNQYAGSDGDIFSHCFKLYKLGPLVGKRTWGGVIGIDPYHHLVDGTLTTQPEYSFWFVDAGWGVENYGTDPDYDVDIAPHDYRDGNDPQMELALQLMEKALGERREVKPDLSTRPSLPLPTLT
- a CDS encoding glycoside hydrolase family 125 protein, coding for MIASRLPPGPARRFIAALVVVLFAIAPLNAAAQALIVPLTGRRIHDLQAAQLFHTLFSDFFYERDGTTYVQTGDIPAMWLRDSSAQTIPYIRFYREFPQLRSQFDGVIQRNARNVIKDPYANAFQASYHVWERKWEIDSLAWPVVLAWVYWRQTGDRRVFTPQFHVALRKIVDTYACERNHPRCGRYNYPYHVSSSDRYAATGMIWGAFRPSDDAVRYRFNIPQNALAVVALREIDVLARVGYRDARLSDDARSMAAGVMRAIEFYGRYYDSSQHQWTYAYETDGFGRYAVLDDANIPNLITLPYIDWCSAHDPTYLAARAMSLSRRDPDYYEGRYAAGLGSAHTPPNYVWPLGIIGRALTATSSGEVAEAVTTLAETDGELGTIHESFYDDGYWRYTRDEFGWANALGAELTFRTLAGYGSTQFDPGGPVLPLQTRSVTPALVTRPYEQLRNAAKIVTALGQLLHHR